The Paenibacillus mucilaginosus 3016 genome includes the window CACGGGATCCTGAAGAGCGATGATTCCTACTGGTGCATGGATGCGTTGAAGAAATTGGGCGTAGGGGTAACCATCGAAGGGGAGACCGCCTATATCGAGGGCTGCGGCGGGAAATGGCCGAATCCCTCGGGCGAATTGTACGTGGGGGCGGCAGGCACGGTCGCGCGCTTCCTGCCGGCAGCCCTGGCCGCCGGCACCGGAGAATGGACGCTCAGAGGAAGCCGGCGGATGAGCGAGAGACCGCTGGCCCCGCTGCTCCGTGCGCTCACAAGTCTGGGGACCCGGTTCCAGTATGGGGAGAAGGAGCTTTGTCTGCCTCTTACGCTCCAGGCGGACGGCCTGCAGGGCGGTGAGGTGACGCTGCCCGGCTCCACGTCCAGCCAGTTTATCAGCGGGCTGCTGCTGGCCGCACCGTATGCCAAGGAACCGCTCACGCTGCGGATCGAGGGCGAAGTGGTGCAGAGGGATTATGTCCGAATGACGCTCGATACCATGGCGGCATTCGGCATTAGGCCGGAAGTGTCCGCAGACGGTCAATCGATCGCGGTCCCGAGGGGATGCTATCAAGCGAGAGCGTTCCAGCTTGAGCCGGACGTCTCCACGTGCGGGTACTTCTGGGCTCTGGCCGCGCTGACAGCGGGCCGGGTGCGCATCGAAGGGATCGACGCGAAGAACACGACCCAGCCGGATATCGAGATCCTCGAGGTGCTGGAGCGGATGGGATGCACGGTGCTGCGCGGCGGGGATTTCGTTGAAGTGCAGGGCACGGAGCGGCTCAAGGGCGGGTTCACCATGAGCATGAGGAAGTCGTCGGATCAGACGCTGACGATCGCGGCTCTCGCCCCGTTTGCCGACGGACCGATTACGCTGACGGATGCCGCCCATATCCGGCATCATGAATGCGACCGCATCTCCGCCATCTGTGCGGAGCTCAGTAAGCTGGGCATCCGTGTAGACGAGCATCACGACGGCTTGACGGTCTATCCCGGCCGGCCGGTACCGGCTCTGCTGGATTCGCATGACGACCACCGCATGGCGATGGCCCTGTCCTTGATCGGGCTGAAGGCCGGCGGTATCCGGATTTCGGACCCGGGTTGCGTGTCGAAGACCTGTCCGGGGTATTTTGACCAGCTGTCCAGGCTTGGGGTAAGGATTGAATACTAACAGGGAGGCTTAATCATATGGGAGGCAGTACGTTCGGCGAGCGGTTCAAAATCACGACCTTCGGGGAGTCCCACGGCGCGGCTGTGGGGGTGATCGTGGAAGGGGTAACGCCCGGTGTGGAGATTGACGAAGCTTATATTCAGAAGCAAATGGACAGGAGAAAGCCGGGCCAATCGTCCGTGACCACCCCGCGCAAGGAATACGATATCGTCCAGATCCAATCCGGCGTCTTCGAGGGCAAAACCACCGGAACGCCGCTCATGGTCATTCTCTATAACCACGATATGAAGCCGGAGGCTTACAGCGACATCCAGCATGCGTTTCGTCCCGGGCACGCGGATTATACTTACCTGCAGAAATACGGCATCCGCGATCACCGGGGCAGCGGGCGGGCATCGGGAAGAGAAACCGCGGCCCGTGTGGCCGGAGGCGCCGTAGCCCGGAAGCTGCTTGAGAGAAGAGGCGTGCAGGTGCTGGCTTATACCCGGGAGATCGGAGGGATTGCGTGCC containing:
- the aroA gene encoding 3-phosphoshikimate 1-carboxyvinyltransferase is translated as MVMGQPDLEARSPWSANNDKPQVEIHPPVGAVNGSLRVPGSKSLTNRALVIAALAEGRSAIHGILKSDDSYWCMDALKKLGVGVTIEGETAYIEGCGGKWPNPSGELYVGAAGTVARFLPAALAAGTGEWTLRGSRRMSERPLAPLLRALTSLGTRFQYGEKELCLPLTLQADGLQGGEVTLPGSTSSQFISGLLLAAPYAKEPLTLRIEGEVVQRDYVRMTLDTMAAFGIRPEVSADGQSIAVPRGCYQARAFQLEPDVSTCGYFWALAALTAGRVRIEGIDAKNTTQPDIEILEVLERMGCTVLRGGDFVEVQGTERLKGGFTMSMRKSSDQTLTIAALAPFADGPITLTDAAHIRHHECDRISAICAELSKLGIRVDEHHDGLTVYPGRPVPALLDSHDDHRMAMALSLIGLKAGGIRISDPGCVSKTCPGYFDQLSRLGVRIEY